A single region of the Solwaraspora sp. WMMD791 genome encodes:
- a CDS encoding gamma-glutamyltransferase, protein MSTEIALAAPHPSALDAAADVVAAGGGVVDAALAAAAALTVAYPHQCSAGGDLTALVRTPDGRVRAVLSIGAAAAGIDVAALRAAGDRMPPGGPFTVTVPGVVAGWAALAGLGGQLPLARVLAPAVELAVGGVPVSPGLAAAILRRIDVIRADPGLAALLLDGDGTPLPAGSVLRQPALARSLGTIGADWRDYYQGELAQTLAAGLAALGSPLTAADLAGHAAEITDPLRYAAAGSEVTWSVAPPPSQGATLLAMLATATATAPADHPSAALTTARIAEQSRDTLLGDPRTGPIDLDGLLLRTDAPTGPTLPTGPKPAGDTVAVTAVGSDGTAVTLIQSVFQTFGAGICEPGTGLVLHNRGSVFSLDPAHPGRLRPGARPPHTLCPAIAVGPDRVLALGCQGGRAQPWILAQVAADALTTTDPAGLLARPRWVIGARDVGQDRPSLLLEPDTPDAATLRATAGDLDLQVVQVPQRHDDAGHVQLARLTPAGLDAASDPRADGAARVLRGG, encoded by the coding sequence ATGTCGACCGAGATCGCGCTCGCCGCACCACACCCGTCCGCGTTGGACGCCGCCGCCGACGTGGTGGCCGCCGGAGGTGGCGTCGTCGACGCCGCCCTCGCCGCCGCTGCCGCGCTCACCGTCGCCTACCCGCACCAGTGCTCGGCCGGTGGTGACCTGACCGCCCTGGTCCGCACCCCCGACGGCCGGGTCCGGGCGGTGCTGTCGATCGGTGCGGCCGCCGCCGGCATCGACGTCGCGGCGCTGCGCGCCGCAGGGGACCGGATGCCGCCAGGTGGGCCGTTCACCGTCACCGTGCCCGGTGTCGTCGCCGGCTGGGCCGCGCTGGCCGGCCTCGGCGGCCAGTTGCCACTGGCCCGGGTGCTCGCACCTGCGGTCGAGTTGGCCGTCGGCGGCGTACCGGTCAGCCCCGGTCTGGCCGCGGCGATCCTGCGCCGCATCGACGTGATCCGCGCCGACCCCGGCCTGGCGGCGCTGCTGCTCGACGGCGACGGTACGCCGCTGCCAGCCGGGTCGGTGCTGCGCCAGCCGGCGCTGGCCCGCTCCCTCGGCACCATCGGTGCCGACTGGCGCGACTACTACCAGGGCGAGCTCGCCCAAACGCTGGCCGCCGGGCTGGCCGCCCTCGGAAGCCCGTTGACCGCCGCCGACCTCGCCGGGCACGCCGCCGAGATCACCGACCCACTGCGGTACGCCGCCGCCGGCTCCGAGGTGACCTGGTCGGTCGCCCCGCCGCCGAGCCAGGGGGCCACCCTGCTGGCCATGCTCGCCACAGCGACCGCCACCGCCCCCGCCGACCACCCGTCGGCCGCGCTGACCACCGCCCGGATCGCCGAGCAGAGCCGTGACACCCTGCTCGGTGATCCCCGGACCGGCCCGATCGACCTCGACGGACTGCTGCTGCGCACCGACGCCCCGACCGGGCCGACCCTGCCGACCGGTCCGAAGCCGGCCGGGGACACCGTCGCGGTCACCGCAGTCGGCAGTGACGGCACCGCTGTGACCCTGATCCAGAGCGTGTTCCAGACCTTCGGCGCCGGCATCTGCGAGCCCGGCACCGGCCTGGTGCTGCACAACCGGGGGTCGGTGTTCAGCCTCGACCCGGCCCACCCCGGTCGGCTGCGCCCCGGTGCCCGCCCACCGCACACCCTGTGCCCGGCGATCGCCGTCGGCCCGGACCGGGTGCTCGCACTGGGCTGCCAGGGCGGCCGGGCCCAGCCGTGGATCCTGGCCCAGGTCGCCGCCGACGCGCTGACCACCACCGACCCGGCCGGACTGTTGGCCCGGCCCCGGTGGGTGATCGGTGCCCGCGACGTCGGCCAGGACCGGCCCAGCCTGCTGCTGGAGCCCGACACCCCGGACGCCGCCACGCTGCGCGCCACCGCCGGCGACCTCGACCTGCAGGTGGTCCAGGTACCGCAGCGTCACGACGACGCCGGGCACGTGCAACTGGCCCGGCTCACCCCGGCCGGCCTCGACGCCGCCAGCGACCCCCGCGCCGACGGTGCCGCGCGGGTGCTGCGGGGCGGCTGA
- a CDS encoding cyclase family protein, with product MKIYDITLPIHPKMLHWGRKPEVEIVESLANGDASNVTRWRLGAHTGTHVDAPAHFVDGATPIDEVALETLVGPAIVADLTGVDGDVTVDDLVAAGVAGASRVLLKTSNSAGPLRETERADSWVGLSPEAARWLIDQQVALIGIDYLTIESHRRTDTWDAHHALLGSGVIILENADLDAVPPGEYELVCLPTKLVGADGAFARTILIQRG from the coding sequence GTGAAGATCTACGACATCACCCTGCCGATCCATCCGAAGATGCTGCACTGGGGCCGTAAGCCCGAGGTGGAGATCGTCGAGTCGCTGGCCAACGGCGACGCCTCCAACGTCACAAGGTGGCGGCTCGGCGCACACACCGGCACCCACGTCGACGCCCCCGCGCACTTCGTCGACGGTGCCACCCCGATCGACGAGGTCGCCCTGGAAACCCTGGTCGGCCCGGCGATCGTCGCCGACCTGACCGGTGTCGACGGTGACGTCACCGTCGACGACCTGGTCGCCGCCGGTGTCGCCGGAGCGTCGCGGGTGCTGCTGAAGACCAGCAACTCCGCCGGCCCGCTGCGCGAGACCGAGCGCGCCGATTCCTGGGTCGGGCTCTCCCCGGAAGCCGCCCGCTGGCTGATCGACCAGCAGGTCGCGTTGATCGGCATCGACTACCTGACCATCGAGAGCCACCGGCGCACCGACACCTGGGACGCCCACCACGCGCTGCTCGGCTCCGGCGTGATCATCCTGGAGAACGCCGACCTGGACGCCGTACCGCCGGGGGAGTACGAACTGGTCTGCCTGCCGACGAAGCTGGTCGGTGCCGACGGGGCGTTCGCCCGTACCATCCTGATCCAGCGCGGCTGA
- a CDS encoding creatininase family protein codes for MSDPSHTDLDRAALAAELGGPGTPVAWADLTWPEAGQTATMVDAVIIPVGATEQHGPHLPLAVDTLICDAVARDVSALTGVPVVPPIGYGVSASHGDFAGTIALRPETLIAVVEDVIDSLHASGVRQFILLNGHIWNAGSLDVSAEKLRVRHRDARVRALAYVTMYPGPEVDGHVYYGRGLMHANYFETSVMLHLHPDLVQMEKATSHRDVDSFWDYRMDQVSDTGVWGRDVADATAEHGRAEFDRCVATTARAVAAAVREPWPDPTHRP; via the coding sequence GTGTCCGACCCGTCCCACACCGACCTCGACCGGGCGGCGCTCGCCGCCGAACTCGGCGGCCCCGGCACTCCGGTCGCCTGGGCCGATCTGACCTGGCCGGAGGCCGGCCAGACGGCGACCATGGTCGACGCGGTGATCATCCCAGTCGGTGCCACCGAACAGCACGGCCCGCACCTGCCGCTCGCCGTCGACACCCTCATCTGCGACGCGGTCGCCCGCGACGTCTCCGCGCTCACCGGCGTACCCGTGGTGCCGCCGATCGGCTACGGCGTCTCCGCCTCGCACGGCGACTTCGCCGGCACGATCGCGCTGCGGCCGGAAACCCTCATCGCCGTCGTCGAAGACGTCATCGACTCGCTGCACGCCAGCGGTGTCCGGCAGTTCATCCTGCTCAACGGGCACATCTGGAACGCCGGGTCGCTCGACGTCTCCGCCGAGAAACTGCGGGTACGTCACCGCGACGCGCGGGTGCGGGCCCTGGCCTACGTGACCATGTACCCCGGGCCGGAGGTCGACGGGCACGTCTACTACGGCCGCGGCCTGATGCACGCCAACTACTTCGAGACTTCGGTGATGCTGCACCTGCACCCGGACCTGGTCCAGATGGAGAAGGCCACCTCGCACCGGGACGTCGACTCCTTCTGGGACTACCGGATGGACCAGGTCAGCGACACCGGCGTGTGGGGCCGCGACGTCGCCGACGCCACCGCCGAACACGGCCGCGCCGAGTTCGACCGCTGCGTGGCCACCACCGCCCGGGCCGTCGCCGCCGCCGTCCGCGAACCCTGGCCCGACCCCACCCACCGGCCCTGA